Proteins encoded in a region of the Candidatus Neptunochlamydia vexilliferae genome:
- a CDS encoding insulinase family protein codes for MKFLIALLMTTCLWANISKQAQEIQDQSSLEILTPSLSKRQVAKLRLENGLEAYLISDPGADQSAAALSMEVGSWGDDPNYPGIAHFLEHLLFMGSETYPEESEYEKQVRDNGGVLNAYTAPDRTVYIFSVNNDAFPATLDMFAHMFIDPLFNPSGIGRELHAVDQEHDKNIEHDGAREWMVMKETGNPHHPNASFSTGNSETLGGIPQKDVKRWHRENYSADRAHLTVYSTLPMEELKPLVANTFAAVPKRPVDTLPIKEKLFSEKQEGHVIAIQPVKEVRDLSLNWELPSSYVSNLENRSHTLLGYILGGRHPSSLYSELKKEELIEDVSSGFWRLGKECGLFSINFTLTPKGAAQFEAVIERTFQALNGVKAMGIPPYIFNEAKTMAKIDYEYQSRTAPYHFVSHHAAGMINEPLETYPLKTILPTTYNVEETEAFLSLLKPDTCACFLVASPELTGITPDHKEMWSGAEYAVQEFSEETLTAWANVSPHPEISIPEQNHFIPSDLKLVTQEGTGEMIVTPVPTKLFDEERGTLYFWEDTEYQVPEVSWTLSFATPSIDGSAHQSVLLDLYLYTLDEKLAPTLSFAEAASLNTSCRAGNMKLYLQINGFSEKAPLLLEKVLTTLKSCKMTKEEFELYTTSLKSSYANQGKAMPIAQANEILGNLLFNNAPLHTEKLAALESLTYEEYLTFADHLFKETYTEGMLIGNMTQTDAERVWQMVQEKLGSAPYPKKDHERRQILTLSSFQGPYKVSMQTESLGNAAILLIQEGVVTFPKKAAQLILSQGLQDDFFATLRTKQQTGYITYSGGYEEEDQLYKAFMVQSTTHQPDELIARFELFLETYVKDFEVSLPEGRFEVLRSNVITLLDTPPTNLSAMNANLTHIAFTHKGDFERRKKLIAHLKELTYEEFKTKAITAISRQNPRRIAIMLEGKQPKEKTFRYEGITADTLKAQGTYISLP; via the coding sequence ATGAAGTTTCTAATCGCATTACTGATGACAACCTGTCTTTGGGCAAATATATCCAAACAAGCTCAAGAGATTCAAGACCAATCGAGTTTGGAAATTCTCACTCCTTCTTTAAGCAAACGACAAGTAGCCAAGCTCCGTCTCGAAAATGGGCTAGAAGCCTATTTGATTTCTGATCCAGGAGCTGACCAGTCGGCAGCTGCCCTTTCAATGGAAGTCGGCTCTTGGGGCGACGATCCCAACTATCCCGGAATTGCCCACTTTTTAGAACACCTTCTCTTCATGGGATCGGAAACCTACCCCGAAGAAAGTGAATATGAAAAGCAAGTCAGAGACAATGGGGGCGTCTTAAATGCCTATACCGCTCCCGATCGGACCGTCTATATCTTTTCGGTGAATAACGATGCCTTCCCTGCAACGCTTGATATGTTCGCCCATATGTTCATCGACCCCCTCTTCAACCCTTCAGGAATTGGACGAGAACTCCATGCCGTCGATCAAGAGCATGATAAAAACATCGAGCATGATGGCGCGCGCGAGTGGATGGTCATGAAGGAAACAGGAAACCCCCACCACCCCAATGCTTCATTTAGCACCGGAAACAGTGAAACCCTCGGAGGAATCCCCCAAAAAGATGTCAAACGGTGGCACCGTGAAAATTATAGCGCCGACCGGGCCCATTTGACCGTCTATTCAACCCTTCCGATGGAAGAACTCAAGCCCCTTGTTGCAAATACTTTTGCTGCTGTTCCTAAACGGCCCGTAGACACCCTTCCCATTAAAGAAAAACTTTTTTCTGAAAAACAAGAAGGGCATGTCATCGCCATTCAGCCGGTCAAAGAGGTCCGCGACCTTTCTTTAAACTGGGAGCTTCCCTCTTCTTACGTTTCCAATCTAGAAAATCGTTCCCACACCCTTTTGGGGTATATTTTAGGAGGGCGCCACCCTTCTAGCCTGTACTCCGAGCTCAAAAAAGAGGAGCTCATTGAGGATGTCTCTTCTGGTTTTTGGCGCCTTGGAAAAGAATGTGGCCTATTTTCCATCAACTTTACCCTCACTCCAAAGGGTGCGGCCCAATTTGAAGCGGTAATCGAACGGACATTCCAAGCTTTAAACGGAGTCAAAGCCATGGGGATTCCCCCATACATCTTCAATGAAGCAAAAACCATGGCAAAGATCGACTATGAGTACCAGTCCCGAACAGCCCCCTACCATTTTGTGTCTCATCATGCTGCTGGAATGATCAATGAACCCTTGGAAACCTATCCCCTAAAAACGATTCTCCCTACCACCTATAATGTCGAAGAAACCGAAGCTTTTCTTAGCCTATTAAAGCCTGACACCTGCGCCTGCTTCCTAGTGGCCTCCCCCGAGCTAACCGGGATCACTCCAGATCACAAAGAGATGTGGTCAGGAGCAGAATATGCTGTGCAGGAATTCTCCGAAGAAACCCTCACTGCTTGGGCAAACGTTTCTCCCCACCCAGAGATCTCCATCCCAGAACAAAACCACTTTATCCCTAGCGATCTTAAGCTTGTCACCCAAGAGGGAACGGGTGAAATGATCGTCACTCCCGTTCCCACAAAACTCTTCGATGAAGAACGTGGCACCCTCTATTTTTGGGAAGATACGGAGTATCAAGTCCCTGAAGTCTCATGGACCCTAAGTTTTGCCACTCCCTCGATCGATGGAAGTGCCCACCAGTCGGTCCTCCTCGACCTTTACCTCTATACCTTGGATGAAAAACTTGCCCCCACCCTTTCCTTTGCTGAAGCAGCTTCCCTAAACACCTCTTGCCGTGCAGGAAACATGAAGCTTTACCTGCAGATCAACGGGTTTAGTGAAAAAGCCCCTCTCCTCCTTGAGAAAGTCCTGACCACTTTAAAGAGTTGCAAAATGACAAAAGAGGAATTTGAGCTCTATACAACTTCGCTTAAAAGTTCCTATGCAAACCAGGGAAAGGCGATGCCGATTGCTCAAGCCAATGAAATCTTAGGCAACCTCCTCTTCAACAACGCCCCCCTCCACACCGAAAAATTGGCAGCTCTCGAGTCGCTCACCTATGAAGAGTACCTCACCTTTGCAGATCACCTCTTCAAAGAGACCTACACCGAAGGAATGCTCATCGGGAATATGACCCAAACCGATGCCGAAAGGGTCTGGCAGATGGTTCAAGAAAAGCTCGGAAGCGCCCCCTACCCTAAAAAAGATCACGAAAGACGACAGATCCTCACCCTCTCTTCTTTCCAGGGGCCCTACAAAGTCTCCATGCAAACCGAAAGCTTAGGAAATGCAGCCATTCTCCTCATCCAAGAAGGGGTTGTCACCTTCCCAAAAAAAGCCGCTCAGCTGATCTTGAGCCAAGGGCTCCAAGATGACTTTTTTGCAACGCTCCGGACCAAGCAACAAACCGGCTACATCACCTATTCTGGGGGATATGAAGAAGAGGATCAACTCTACAAAGCCTTCATGGTCCAGTCAACGACCCACCAGCCCGACGAGCTGATCGCCCGCTTCGAACTCTTCCTCGAAACCTACGTCAAAGACTTTGAGGTTTCCCTTCCCGAAGGACGCTTTGAAGTGCTCCGAAGCAATGTGATCACCCTCCTCGATACGCCCCCCACCAACCTCTCTGCGATGAATGCCAACCTGACCCACATAGCCTTCACCCACAAGGGAGACTTTGAGCGGCGGAAAAAACTGATCGCCCACCTTAAAGAGCTCACCTACGAAGAGTTTAAAACCAAGGCAATCACCGCTATTTCTCGGCAAAACCCCCGTAGAATTGCCATTATGCTTGAAGGGAAGCAGCCCAAGGAAAAAACCTTCCGCTACGAAGGGATCACCGCCGACACCCTCAAAGCGCAAGGGACCTATATCTCTCTGCCTTAA
- a CDS encoding 1-acyl-sn-glycerol-3-phosphate acyltransferase, protein MSSKLQKLLNKIETSSEAIPEKYVQIFKEFLTSSQDVVREHGEDVDRFLDVFDTFIDRVKEQFASPYHFEPYHEKMRTPFDYYKFGLDFLRPLVDLTHSTVTGMENLDKMEALLEKGENVVLFANHQIEADPQAISILLEKSHPKFGEELIFIAGTRVTSDPFAIPFSMGRNLLCIHSKKYIDHPPEEKHEKQMHNKRTMERMGELFSEGGHAIYVAPSGGRDRANEEGEVEVAPFDPQSVGMFYLMAQKSEKPTHFFPLSLSTHHLLPPPETTELELGESRITRGGAIHLHFGDEVDMENFPGLEKAKDKKEERQMRADYLWQCVKKNYEQFPK, encoded by the coding sequence TTGAGTAGTAAACTTCAGAAGCTTTTAAATAAAATTGAAACCTCTTCAGAAGCTATTCCGGAGAAATATGTCCAAATTTTTAAGGAGTTCTTAACGAGCTCTCAAGATGTGGTTCGGGAACATGGAGAGGATGTCGATCGTTTTCTCGATGTCTTTGACACCTTTATCGATCGGGTCAAGGAGCAGTTCGCCTCCCCTTACCATTTCGAGCCCTATCACGAAAAAATGCGAACTCCTTTTGATTACTATAAGTTTGGCCTCGACTTTCTCCGCCCCCTTGTCGATCTCACCCACTCGACTGTGACGGGAATGGAAAATCTCGACAAAATGGAAGCTCTTTTGGAAAAAGGAGAAAATGTTGTCCTCTTCGCCAACCACCAAATCGAAGCCGACCCGCAGGCAATCAGCATTTTACTCGAAAAAAGTCACCCCAAATTTGGAGAAGAGCTCATCTTCATAGCAGGAACGCGGGTTACCTCAGACCCTTTTGCTATCCCCTTTAGTATGGGGCGGAACCTCCTGTGCATCCACTCAAAAAAATATATCGACCACCCTCCAGAAGAAAAGCATGAAAAGCAGATGCACAACAAGCGGACAATGGAGCGAATGGGCGAACTTTTCTCTGAGGGAGGGCATGCCATTTATGTCGCTCCCAGCGGAGGGCGAGACCGCGCTAATGAAGAAGGGGAGGTTGAAGTGGCCCCTTTCGACCCTCAAAGCGTCGGGATGTTTTACCTCATGGCCCAAAAATCAGAAAAACCGACCCACTTTTTCCCCCTTTCTCTTTCGACCCACCACCTCCTCCCCCCTCCGGAAACCACGGAACTTGAGCTAGGGGAAAGTCGAATCACTCGGGGAGGAGCGATCCACCTCCACTTTGGCGATGAGGTCGATATGGAAAATTTTCCAGGACTTGAAAAGGCAAAAGATAAGAAGGAAGAAAGGCAGATGCGAGCAGATTATCTGTGGCAATGCGTGAAAAAAAATTACGAACAGTTTCCTAAATAG
- the plsX gene encoding phosphate acyltransferase PlsX yields the protein MGFPKRSPHPLTDLSDALCSQRTSPCLMDNVIDSQRTKSTENPGAIGVANPKESPLAHIGIDLLGGDLASLAHLLATLHALYSEISTPFCLTVFAHPDMTSSIEAFKVANEIKRLEVVETREVIDMDEDPLHAIRKKRGASMCLGMELLKNKQLDALISTGNTGALIASAKLHLPMLKGISRAALITLLPTRKEPVAVIDVGANIQCTPEHLVHFAQMGLAYQKSRGIAEPKIGLLNIGTEEKKGRLELRETYKLLQSFSGFAGNVEGKEVFSGKIHVLVTDGFTGNVFLKTAEGISAFILETLHNNKKLLPFSGPLLRRLEQELYSAEYPGAILCGVDGIILKCHGDAEPEALKCSVEGALKLIEENFLNKIKTELISD from the coding sequence TTGGGCTTTCCCAAGCGTTCACCACACCCCTTGACCGATCTTTCCGATGCCCTTTGCTCTCAGAGAACCTCTCCTTGTCTAATGGACAATGTTATCGATTCTCAGAGAACAAAATCCACCGAAAATCCCGGCGCAATTGGTGTGGCAAACCCTAAAGAAAGCCCACTGGCCCATATTGGCATTGACCTTTTAGGGGGCGACTTAGCGTCTTTAGCCCATCTGCTCGCCACCCTACATGCTCTCTATTCAGAGATCTCTACTCCCTTCTGCCTTACCGTTTTTGCCCATCCCGATATGACCTCGTCGATCGAAGCCTTTAAGGTGGCAAACGAGATCAAAAGACTCGAAGTAGTCGAAACCCGAGAGGTGATCGACATGGATGAGGATCCTCTCCATGCGATCCGAAAAAAACGGGGAGCATCGATGTGTCTCGGCATGGAGCTTCTAAAAAATAAGCAGCTCGATGCCCTCATCTCCACAGGAAATACAGGGGCGCTGATCGCCAGCGCCAAGCTCCACCTCCCGATGCTCAAAGGGATTTCAAGAGCAGCCCTCATCACCCTCCTTCCGACACGCAAAGAGCCGGTAGCGGTGATCGATGTGGGAGCCAATATCCAATGCACCCCCGAGCATCTCGTTCACTTTGCGCAGATGGGACTGGCCTATCAAAAGAGCCGGGGAATCGCAGAACCTAAGATCGGCCTTCTCAACATCGGCACCGAGGAGAAAAAAGGGAGACTGGAGCTACGGGAAACCTACAAACTTCTCCAATCTTTCAGCGGATTTGCGGGCAATGTGGAGGGGAAAGAGGTCTTTTCTGGTAAGATCCACGTCCTTGTCACCGATGGCTTTACCGGCAATGTCTTTTTAAAGACGGCTGAAGGAATTTCTGCCTTTATCCTGGAAACACTCCACAACAATAAAAAACTTCTCCCCTTTTCGGGACCTCTCCTTAGGCGGCTTGAGCAAGAGCTCTACTCCGCTGAGTATCCAGGGGCAATCCTTTGTGGCGTTGATGGGATCATCCTCAAGTGTCATGGGGATGCGGAGCCTGAAGCGCTCAAGTGTAGCGTCGAAGGAGCGCTCAAGCTCATTGAGGAAAACTTCCTTAACAAGATTAAAACCGAACTTATTAGTGATTGA
- the rpmF gene encoding 50S ribosomal protein L32 — protein MAVPRNRHSNARKNSKRAHHAKKEKHVSSCSNCGKMHLPHRMCSFCGYYGGRAVISEEQE, from the coding sequence GTGGCAGTTCCACGTAACCGACACTCAAATGCACGCAAAAACAGTAAGCGGGCTCACCACGCAAAGAAAGAAAAGCATGTTTCAAGCTGCTCAAACTGCGGAAAAATGCACCTCCCCCACAGAATGTGTTCCTTCTGTGGCTACTACGGAGGACGCGCGGTCATCTCAGAAGAGCAAGAATAG
- the ltrA gene encoding group II intron reverse transcriptase/maturase: protein MRTEIDRVAEKARRVKSEKFTSLAHHITPELLKENLKKIPKRSGVGIDNQSVEEARKEFEKWSPEMIQSIHRKGYKPPPVRRAYIPKIGKKEMRPIALPTTKDKVLQKSTADVLNAIYEQDFLECSFGGRPNRSAHQAIATLNTVISTKKVSWIYEADLKNYFGSLDHKRVLEFMMHRVKDPRIITLIRRWLKAGVMEDGKYQSIEEGTPQGGPISVLISNVYLHYTLDLWVEKVVKPRMRGEIYLVRYIDDFVVCFQYRSDAIRFQKVLKKRLAKFSLEIEPSKTRLIEFGRYAEKWRKSRGKKVETFYFLGLTWYCSKNRNGNYKVGMKTEKQRLRRSHSKMKMLLKKIRHFKLRDQKEAINRVLRGHYRYYGVGGNSKSLNDVYFKTLKTWRKTLSSRSQKGNLKWDKFNKILETFPLERPKIYIPYKRIESLARL, encoded by the coding sequence ATGAGAACAGAAATCGATAGAGTAGCAGAAAAAGCACGACGTGTCAAGAGCGAAAAATTTACGTCTCTTGCGCATCACATTACTCCAGAACTTCTAAAGGAAAATCTAAAGAAGATTCCCAAAAGAAGCGGAGTAGGAATCGACAACCAAAGTGTTGAAGAGGCCAGGAAAGAATTCGAGAAATGGTCACCAGAGATGATCCAATCGATTCATAGAAAAGGATATAAGCCACCGCCAGTGAGGAGAGCATACATTCCCAAAATAGGGAAAAAGGAGATGCGACCCATTGCACTACCAACAACTAAAGATAAGGTACTGCAAAAATCAACAGCGGATGTGCTTAATGCCATATATGAACAAGACTTTCTAGAATGCTCATTTGGAGGAAGGCCCAATAGAAGTGCCCACCAGGCAATAGCCACCCTCAATACAGTAATAAGCACCAAGAAAGTAAGTTGGATCTACGAGGCTGATCTAAAGAATTATTTCGGAAGTCTGGATCACAAGCGGGTGTTAGAATTCATGATGCATCGTGTGAAGGATCCCAGAATAATAACGCTCATTAGAAGATGGTTAAAAGCTGGGGTAATGGAAGACGGAAAGTATCAGTCCATTGAGGAAGGAACCCCACAAGGAGGCCCAATCAGTGTTCTAATCAGTAACGTGTATCTCCACTATACCCTCGATCTATGGGTCGAGAAAGTGGTGAAACCCAGAATGAGAGGAGAGATATACCTGGTAAGATATATCGATGACTTCGTGGTATGCTTCCAATACCGCTCAGATGCAATTCGATTCCAAAAGGTACTAAAGAAAAGGTTAGCGAAATTTTCGCTCGAGATTGAACCCAGCAAAACCAGACTCATAGAGTTTGGAAGATATGCAGAAAAGTGGAGGAAATCTCGAGGGAAGAAAGTAGAAACCTTTTACTTTCTAGGATTAACGTGGTACTGCTCTAAAAACCGAAATGGCAACTACAAAGTAGGGATGAAAACAGAGAAGCAAAGGCTTCGAAGGAGTCATTCAAAAATGAAGATGCTATTGAAGAAAATTAGACACTTTAAGCTAAGAGACCAAAAAGAGGCGATCAACAGAGTTTTGAGAGGTCACTACCGATATTACGGAGTAGGAGGCAACTCGAAGTCACTGAATGACGTATACTTCAAGACATTGAAAACTTGGAGGAAAACGCTGAGCTCTCGAAGCCAAAAAGGGAATCTGAAATGGGACAAGTTCAACAAAATCCTAGAAACCTTTCCGTTAGAAAGGCCAAAAATCTATATTCCTTACAAAAGAATAGAGAGCTTGGCCAGACTGTGA
- a CDS encoding Rne/Rng family ribonuclease → MKEILLNVTSKEKRCAVLKFGKLQDLIVERKSNRLLTGNIYRGEVINILNNIQSAFIAINEGENGFIHISDIVENTQKFQEMFDMEFDWDCDVSAIKPRNLKNADISKFMEIGHPVLVQVVKEPIGSKGARLTSNITIPGRYLVLLPNTPHRGVSRKIIDRADRDRLKKIIRAFEMPQEMGLICRTASTGASTDELIAEAHELLENWEKIMEEFKESSEPTCLYRESDLVKKAVLKAVNKKYTRMLVDDYKTYQYCQQVYNRYKGEHELKLECYRDKIPMFDRFAVENEIERCLRRKIWLQSGGYLFFDKTEAMYTIDVNSGRSSSSKENTNVEETLVRINMEAAEEIARQLRIRNIGGLVICDFIDMRYRKNQRRVLDTLKEAMKEDSAKCTILGMSEFGLVEMTRQRTRESLIQTLFTNCPYCNGNGMIKNFESTSIEIERAIKRLISVENKQQLELVIHPQMNEFLGKGDRSALIKLAKKWKGELSFKTNDELHLAGFEFYSLDDGQKIE, encoded by the coding sequence ATGAAAGAAATTCTTCTAAATGTGACATCGAAGGAAAAAAGGTGTGCGGTACTAAAGTTTGGAAAACTCCAAGACCTGATCGTTGAACGGAAGTCAAATAGACTCCTCACCGGAAATATCTACCGGGGAGAAGTCATCAACATTTTGAACAACATTCAATCAGCGTTCATTGCGATCAATGAAGGAGAAAACGGCTTTATCCACATCAGCGATATCGTTGAGAACACCCAAAAGTTCCAAGAGATGTTTGATATGGAGTTTGATTGGGACTGCGACGTCAGCGCGATCAAACCCCGCAACTTAAAAAATGCCGATATCTCCAAGTTTATGGAGATCGGCCACCCCGTCCTTGTCCAAGTGGTCAAAGAGCCCATCGGGTCAAAAGGGGCCCGCTTAACCTCGAATATTACCATTCCCGGGCGCTACCTTGTCCTCCTCCCCAACACTCCCCACAGGGGCGTGTCGCGAAAAATCATTGATCGGGCCGACCGCGACCGGCTAAAAAAGATCATCCGCGCTTTTGAGATGCCTCAAGAGATGGGACTGATCTGCCGGACCGCAAGTACAGGCGCCTCAACCGATGAGCTGATCGCTGAAGCTCACGAGCTTCTCGAAAACTGGGAAAAGATCATGGAGGAATTTAAGGAAAGCTCAGAGCCCACCTGCCTCTACCGAGAGTCTGACCTGGTCAAAAAAGCGGTTCTCAAAGCGGTTAACAAAAAATATACCCGGATGCTGGTCGATGACTACAAAACCTACCAGTACTGCCAGCAGGTCTACAACCGTTACAAGGGAGAACATGAGCTCAAACTGGAGTGCTACCGGGACAAGATCCCCATGTTCGACCGCTTTGCCGTTGAAAATGAGATCGAACGGTGTTTGAGGCGGAAGATCTGGCTCCAAAGTGGGGGCTACCTCTTCTTCGATAAAACCGAAGCGATGTACACCATCGACGTTAACTCAGGAAGAAGTTCCTCCTCCAAGGAAAACACCAACGTGGAAGAGACCCTTGTTCGGATCAATATGGAAGCGGCTGAGGAAATCGCCCGCCAACTCCGGATCCGCAATATTGGAGGACTGGTCATCTGCGACTTTATCGATATGCGCTACCGAAAAAATCAACGGCGCGTTCTCGACACCCTCAAAGAAGCAATGAAAGAGGACTCGGCAAAGTGTACTATTTTAGGGATGAGTGAGTTTGGCCTTGTCGAAATGACCCGCCAAAGAACCCGAGAGTCACTGATCCAAACCCTCTTTACCAACTGCCCTTACTGCAACGGCAATGGAATGATCAAAAACTTTGAAAGCACGTCGATCGAGATCGAACGAGCGATCAAAAGGCTCATCTCTGTTGAAAATAAACAGCAATTAGAGCTGGTCATCCACCCACAAATGAACGAGTTTTTAGGAAAGGGGGACCGGAGTGCTCTTATCAAACTTGCCAAAAAGTGGAAAGGAGAACTCTCCTTTAAAACCAATGACGAATTGCACCTTGCTGGCTTTGAATTTTACTCTTTAGATGATGGACAGAAAATTGAGTAG
- a CDS encoding YceD family protein, with protein sequence MKPSFKIYVDRLSNGRTEEIQETLSPDFIDVKEKDLQFHTPVEMEGKAYLAEDHLVIQLKVAAEAIIPCSICNEEVKKKVVVKSFYHTEELENIRGQVYDYGDPLREAILLEVPPYVECEGKCPKREELKNYFSKGDDQFPFADLN encoded by the coding sequence ATGAAACCATCATTTAAAATTTATGTTGACCGCCTCTCCAATGGGCGGACCGAGGAAATTCAAGAGACCCTCTCCCCCGACTTTATCGATGTAAAGGAGAAGGACCTCCAGTTTCATACCCCTGTGGAGATGGAGGGAAAAGCCTACCTTGCTGAGGACCACCTGGTTATCCAGCTCAAGGTGGCGGCTGAAGCGATCATTCCCTGCTCGATCTGCAACGAAGAAGTCAAAAAAAAGGTTGTCGTCAAATCGTTTTATCATACAGAAGAGCTTGAAAATATTCGAGGACAGGTTTATGATTATGGGGATCCACTAAGAGAGGCGATTTTACTAGAAGTCCCTCCTTATGTAGAGTGTGAGGGAAAGTGTCCCAAACGAGAAGAATTAAAGAACTATTTTAGCAAAGGAGACGACCAGTTTCCCTTTGCAGACCTAAATTAG